Proteins encoded within one genomic window of Streptomyces kaniharaensis:
- a CDS encoding ABC transporter ATP-binding protein, whose translation MTTTTETPLLAVRDLRVDFAGPRGPVPAVRGVDLTLRRGETLGIVGESGSGKSVTALSVLGLLPGTASIRGSVRLDGRELVGLPGRELAAIRGRRVAMVFQDPLSAFTPVYRIGDQIAEAIRIHQPVDRATARRRGAELLDLVGIPAPEQALDRFPHEFSGGMRQRAMIAMAVANEPDILLADEPTTALDVTIQAQVLDVLRTARRETGAALVLVSHDLGVIAGTADRVAVMYAGRVVETAGVDELFAAPRHPYTLGLIGAVPRLDGRGGPLVPIPGTPAQPADLPPGCPFAARCPLAEARCSVAEPPLVGTQPAGTRPAGDGEHLAACVRAAELAERRPAPTEVYPVPRVPPAAVTGDRDARAQVLSVSGLGRTFPLLKGTVFKRKVGEVHAVDGVDLDIREGETLGLVGESGSGKSTTLFELLNLAALGTGRIELLGHDTATLTRAEAHRLRAQLQIVFQDPMASLDPRMPVGDIVAEPLRAQRAAREEIARRVPELLRQVGLDPEHAARYPHQFSGGQRQRISIARALAVRPKLLVLDEPVSALDVSIQAGVLNLLQSLKAELGLSYLFVSHDLSVIRHLADRVSVMYLGRTVEQGEVSAVFDRPRHPYTRALLSAVPIPDPAAERARDRILLAGDPPSPTRRHAGCPFRTRCPVYARLAEPGSRARCEQERPALAGDGHQAACHFPEPLVT comes from the coding sequence GTGACCACCACCACCGAAACCCCGCTGCTCGCCGTCCGCGACCTGCGGGTGGACTTCGCCGGGCCGCGCGGCCCGGTCCCCGCCGTCCGCGGGGTGGACCTCACCCTGCGGCGCGGCGAAACCCTCGGCATCGTCGGCGAGTCCGGCTCCGGCAAGTCCGTCACCGCGCTGTCCGTCCTCGGCCTGCTGCCCGGGACGGCGAGCATCCGCGGATCGGTGCGGCTGGACGGGCGGGAGCTGGTCGGGCTGCCCGGTCGGGAACTCGCCGCGATCCGCGGCCGGCGCGTCGCGATGGTCTTCCAGGACCCGCTCTCCGCCTTCACCCCGGTCTACCGGATCGGCGACCAGATCGCCGAGGCGATCCGCATCCACCAGCCGGTCGACAGGGCCACCGCCCGCCGCCGCGGCGCCGAACTCCTGGACCTGGTCGGCATCCCGGCCCCCGAGCAGGCCCTGGACAGGTTCCCGCACGAGTTCTCCGGCGGCATGCGCCAGCGCGCGATGATCGCCATGGCCGTCGCCAACGAGCCCGACATCCTGCTCGCCGACGAACCCACCACCGCGCTGGACGTCACCATCCAGGCCCAGGTGCTCGACGTGCTGCGCACCGCCCGGCGGGAGACCGGCGCGGCGCTGGTGCTGGTCAGCCACGACCTCGGGGTGATCGCCGGGACGGCCGACCGGGTCGCGGTGATGTACGCGGGCCGCGTGGTCGAGACGGCCGGGGTGGACGAACTGTTCGCGGCCCCCCGCCACCCGTACACGCTCGGCCTGATCGGTGCGGTACCCCGGCTGGACGGTCGCGGCGGCCCGCTCGTCCCGATCCCCGGCACGCCCGCGCAGCCCGCCGACCTGCCGCCCGGCTGCCCGTTCGCCGCGCGCTGCCCGCTCGCGGAGGCACGCTGCTCGGTGGCGGAGCCCCCACTGGTGGGGACACAGCCGGCGGGGACACGGCCGGCCGGGGACGGCGAACACCTGGCGGCCTGCGTGCGGGCGGCGGAGCTCGCCGAACGGCGGCCCGCGCCGACCGAGGTGTACCCCGTGCCGCGGGTGCCGCCCGCCGCCGTGACCGGGGACCGGGACGCACGGGCGCAGGTGCTCTCGGTCAGCGGGCTCGGCAGAACGTTTCCGCTCCTCAAGGGCACCGTGTTCAAGCGCAAGGTCGGCGAGGTGCACGCCGTGGACGGCGTCGACCTCGACATCCGGGAGGGCGAAACCCTGGGCCTGGTCGGCGAATCCGGCTCCGGCAAGTCCACGACGCTGTTCGAGCTGCTGAACCTCGCCGCTCTCGGCACCGGCCGGATCGAACTCCTCGGACACGACACCGCAACGCTCACCCGCGCCGAGGCCCACCGACTGCGGGCCCAACTGCAGATCGTCTTCCAGGACCCGATGGCGAGCCTGGACCCGCGAATGCCCGTCGGCGACATCGTCGCCGAGCCCCTGCGCGCCCAGCGCGCCGCCCGCGAGGAGATCGCCCGCCGGGTGCCCGAACTGCTGCGCCAGGTCGGCCTCGACCCGGAGCACGCCGCGAGGTACCCCCACCAGTTCTCCGGCGGGCAGCGCCAGCGCATCTCCATCGCACGCGCCCTGGCCGTGCGACCGAAGCTGCTGGTGCTGGACGAGCCGGTCTCCGCGCTGGACGTCTCCATCCAGGCCGGGGTGCTCAACCTGCTGCAGTCGCTCAAGGCCGAACTGGGCCTCTCCTACCTGTTCGTCTCGCACGACCTCTCGGTGATCCGGCACCTCGCCGACCGGGTCAGCGTCATGTACCTCGGACGGACCGTCGAACAGGGCGAGGTCTCGGCCGTCTTCGACCGCCCCCGCCACCCCTACACCCGCGCGCTGCTCTCCGCCGTCCCGATCCCCGACCCCGCCGCCGAACGCGCCCGGGACCGGATCCTCCTCGCCGGCGACCCGCCCTCCCCCACCCGGCGGCACGCCGGCTGCCCCTTCCGCACCCGCTGCCCGGTCTACGCGCGTCTGGCGGAGCCGGGATCACGGGCACGGTGCGAGCAGGAGAGGCCGGCGCTCGCGGGGGACGGCCACCAGGCGGCCTGCCACTTCCCAGAGCCTCTCGTCACGTAG
- a CDS encoding alpha/beta fold hydrolase: MTAAGTTPVRAAFLRIDGIPLHVRTEGDGPVCLLTGGLGSSWFDWDLVVPFLTPYRTVVRFDRPGYGLSAPEPATGRPAPTAAGEAERIRAVLDALGMREPCTLAGHSLAGFHVEAFARLHPDRAAGLVLVDGSVEPAPRPLPAPGLRDLAARTAAGAATALAVPYLFGPLGRRLTARLSTVRGEDLAPAPLVRHCYRTGRALRALLRENARYLDVAAELDVLRRTRPLPEGLPVTVLAADDGLRTRRTEDWLAGQRELAALLGADFRTTAPAGHLVMFDRPDAVASAILDTR, from the coding sequence ATGACGGCGGCCGGCACCACGCCCGTCCGGGCCGCCTTCCTGCGCATCGACGGCATCCCGCTGCATGTCCGCACCGAAGGCGACGGCCCGGTGTGCCTGCTCACCGGCGGCCTCGGCAGCAGCTGGTTCGACTGGGACCTCGTCGTCCCCTTCCTCACCCCCTACCGCACCGTCGTCCGCTTCGACCGGCCCGGCTACGGGCTGAGTGCACCCGAGCCCGCCACCGGCCGCCCCGCCCCGACTGCGGCCGGCGAGGCCGAGCGCATCCGGGCCGTGCTGGACGCCCTCGGGATGCGCGAGCCGTGCACCCTCGCCGGCCACTCGCTGGCCGGGTTCCACGTGGAGGCGTTCGCCCGGCTCCACCCGGACCGGGCGGCCGGCCTGGTCCTCGTCGACGGCAGCGTCGAACCCGCGCCCCGGCCGCTGCCCGCCCCCGGGCTGCGCGACCTCGCGGCGCGGACGGCCGCGGGCGCCGCCACCGCCCTCGCCGTGCCCTACCTGTTCGGCCCGCTCGGCCGGCGGCTGACCGCCCGGCTCTCCACCGTCCGCGGCGAGGACCTCGCCCCGGCGCCGCTCGTCCGGCACTGCTACCGCACCGGCCGGGCCCTGCGCGCGCTGCTCCGGGAGAATGCGCGCTACCTGGACGTCGCCGCCGAGCTCGACGTGCTGCGCCGCACCCGGCCGCTGCCCGAAGGCCTGCCCGTCACCGTGCTCGCCGCCGACGACGGCCTGCGGACCCGCCGCACCGAGGACTGGCTCGCCGGCCAGCGGGAGCTCGCCGCCCTGCTCGGTGCCGACTTCCGCACCACCGCTCCGGCCGGGCACCTGGTGATGTTCGACCGGCCCGACGCGGTGGCCTCGGCGATCCTCGACACGCGCTGA
- a CDS encoding transglycosylase domain-containing protein: MTLLGLACAILLGVGLFALGVALVKVPDAHAAATAQSNTWLYADGSVITRTGQTNRQNVGLDKVSPVAQHAALAAEDRSFYHEGAVDAQGLVRAALNTATGEGTQGGSTITQQYVKNTYLNQKQSITRKVKELFIAIKVDATESKDDILSGYLNTSYYGRGAYGIQAAAQAYFGVDASALDPAQGAYLATLLNAPSAYDVATATPAGKQNAVNRWNYVMDGMVKEGWLSADVRAKASFPEVKDPQPNPGLSGQSGYLVDAATQYLTSTGVISETELAKGGYTIKLSIDPARQQALQGAVQTQLHDTLNPDKRKKDAAAQAGAVSVDPKTGAVVALYGGVDYVKHFVDNATRRDYQAGSTFKAITLAAAFENDARTQDGRTVTPRTIYDGTSGRKVRGGTGTPYAPPNEGDRSYGPITLQQATDWSVNSAFAQLAQDTGLQKVKDTGVALGLPGNTPGFDPVPSITLGAATPSVLDMAGVYATLDNGGKQITPWLVQSVDREGEAVQLPAHKTTQAIGADTANEVTSILQGVVSDPGGTGWRAKALGRPVAGKTGTTDDQKSVWFVGYTPELVTSVALFGQDPANGSQVSLNGVGGIDGAAGGQYPAQIWTGYMKAALKGLPVSDFPAPSNGDGSGAADEPATPSAPSTAPSTSTPTGGANPGGPTTPPSGWSGSGWSNGGSNSNGSNSGGSNSGGPNSGGSNSGGATTAPTTEPTTQPTAPPTSQPTGRPTSKPTPTPEPTTAPPAQPTTQPTGGANALIGAGAAPGQ; this comes from the coding sequence ATGACGCTGCTCGGTCTGGCCTGCGCGATCCTGCTCGGCGTCGGCCTCTTCGCGCTCGGCGTCGCGCTCGTGAAGGTCCCGGACGCACACGCCGCGGCGACCGCGCAGAGCAACACCTGGCTCTACGCCGATGGCTCGGTGATCACCCGCACCGGCCAGACCAACCGGCAGAACGTCGGCCTGGACAAGGTCTCCCCCGTCGCCCAGCACGCCGCGCTGGCCGCCGAGGACCGGAGCTTCTACCACGAGGGCGCCGTCGACGCGCAGGGCCTGGTCCGCGCCGCCCTCAACACCGCCACGGGCGAGGGCACCCAGGGCGGCTCCACCATCACCCAGCAGTACGTGAAGAACACGTACCTGAACCAGAAGCAGTCGATCACCCGCAAGGTGAAGGAACTCTTCATAGCGATCAAGGTGGACGCCACCGAGAGCAAGGACGACATCCTCTCCGGCTACCTCAACACCTCCTACTACGGCCGCGGCGCCTACGGCATCCAGGCCGCCGCCCAGGCCTACTTCGGCGTCGACGCCTCCGCGCTCGACCCGGCCCAGGGCGCCTACCTGGCCACCCTGCTGAACGCTCCCAGCGCCTACGACGTCGCCACCGCGACCCCGGCGGGCAAGCAGAACGCCGTCAACCGCTGGAACTACGTCATGGACGGCATGGTCAAGGAGGGCTGGCTGTCCGCCGACGTGCGGGCCAAGGCCTCCTTCCCCGAGGTCAAGGACCCGCAGCCCAACCCGGGTCTGTCCGGCCAGTCCGGCTACCTGGTGGACGCGGCGACCCAGTACCTCACCTCGACCGGGGTCATCAGCGAGACCGAACTGGCCAAGGGCGGCTACACGATCAAGCTGAGCATCGACCCGGCCCGCCAGCAGGCGCTGCAGGGCGCGGTGCAGACGCAGCTGCACGACACCCTGAACCCTGACAAGCGGAAGAAGGACGCGGCGGCCCAGGCCGGCGCCGTCTCGGTGGACCCGAAGACCGGCGCGGTCGTCGCCCTGTACGGCGGCGTCGACTACGTCAAGCACTTCGTCGACAACGCGACCCGGCGGGACTACCAGGCCGGTTCGACGTTCAAGGCGATCACGCTCGCCGCCGCGTTCGAGAACGACGCCAGGACCCAGGACGGCCGGACCGTCACCCCGCGCACGATCTACGACGGCACCAGCGGCCGCAAGGTCCGCGGCGGCACGGGCACCCCGTACGCGCCGCCGAACGAGGGCGACAGGAGCTACGGCCCGATCACCCTCCAGCAGGCCACCGACTGGTCGGTGAACTCCGCGTTCGCGCAGCTCGCCCAGGACACCGGGCTGCAGAAGGTCAAGGACACCGGGGTCGCGCTGGGTCTGCCCGGCAACACCCCGGGGTTCGACCCGGTGCCGTCGATCACGCTGGGCGCGGCCACCCCGAGCGTGCTGGACATGGCCGGCGTCTACGCCACGCTGGACAACGGGGGCAAGCAGATCACCCCGTGGCTGGTGCAGTCGGTGGACCGCGAGGGCGAGGCCGTGCAGCTGCCCGCGCACAAGACCACCCAGGCGATCGGCGCGGACACCGCGAACGAGGTCACCTCGATACTCCAGGGCGTGGTGAGCGACCCGGGCGGCACCGGCTGGCGTGCGAAGGCGCTGGGCCGCCCGGTGGCCGGCAAGACCGGTACGACGGACGACCAGAAGTCGGTCTGGTTCGTCGGCTACACCCCCGAGCTGGTCACCTCGGTGGCGCTGTTCGGTCAGGACCCGGCCAACGGCTCGCAGGTCAGCCTGAACGGCGTCGGCGGGATCGACGGCGCGGCGGGCGGCCAGTACCCGGCGCAGATCTGGACCGGCTACATGAAGGCCGCGCTCAAAGGCCTGCCGGTGAGCGACTTCCCGGCGCCGTCGAACGGCGACGGCTCCGGCGCCGCGGACGAGCCCGCCACCCCGTCCGCGCCGTCCACCGCCCCGTCGACGAGCACGCCCACGGGCGGCGCGAACCCCGGCGGCCCGACCACCCCGCCGAGCGGCTGGTCGGGCTCCGGCTGGTCGAACGGCGGCTCGAACTCGAACGGCTCGAACTCCGGTGGCTCGAACTCCGGTGGCCCGAACTCCGGTGGCTCGAACTCCGGCGGTGCGACCACCGCGCCGACCACGGAGCCGACGACGCAGCCGACCGCCCCGCCCACGTCGCAGCCGACCGGCCGGCCGACGTCGAAGCCCACGCCGACCCCGGAGCCGACGACGGCCCCGCCGGCGCAGCCCACCACCCAGCCCACGGGCGGGGCGAACGCCCTCATCGGGGCGGGGGCCGCGCCCGGGCAGTGA
- a CDS encoding EamA family transporter, with product MHQSTATPTRPSGRTLGLGLALASAVAFGGSGTAAKPLIEAGLSPLHVVWLRVTGAAVALLPIAYRHRGAVLRRPGLLLGFGLLAVAGVQACYFAAISRIPVGVALLIEYLGPPLLIGYVRFVQRRPISRGAAIGAGVAVAGLACVVEVWNGLSFDALGVLFALGAACCQVGYFVLADAGRRGERPVDPMAVSAYGLLIGSVVLTVLTRPWEADWSPLGGNVLMNGHSVPALVPAAWMVLVATVIAYLTGVIAVGHLSPPVAGVVANLEAVVATVLAWVLLGEHLGLPQLAGGLLVLAGAFAAQAGKPPEQEVAPDVAAATPEPVGSTLEAREPVAAERTVSGRPSRTSRGG from the coding sequence GTGCACCAATCAACGGCCACGCCCACCCGCCCCTCGGGCCGAACCCTCGGCCTCGGCCTCGCGCTGGCCTCCGCAGTCGCGTTCGGCGGCTCCGGCACCGCCGCGAAGCCGCTGATCGAGGCCGGCCTCTCGCCGCTCCACGTGGTCTGGCTACGGGTCACCGGCGCCGCCGTGGCGCTGCTGCCGATCGCCTACCGCCACCGCGGCGCCGTGCTCCGCCGGCCGGGACTGCTGCTCGGCTTCGGCCTGCTCGCCGTGGCCGGCGTCCAGGCCTGCTACTTCGCGGCGATCTCCCGGATCCCGGTCGGCGTGGCCCTGCTGATCGAGTACCTCGGGCCGCCGCTGCTCATCGGCTACGTCAGGTTCGTTCAGCGCAGGCCGATCAGCCGGGGCGCGGCGATCGGCGCCGGGGTCGCGGTGGCCGGGCTGGCCTGCGTGGTGGAGGTCTGGAACGGCCTGAGCTTCGACGCGCTCGGCGTGCTGTTCGCCCTCGGCGCGGCCTGCTGCCAGGTCGGCTACTTCGTGCTGGCCGACGCCGGCCGCCGGGGCGAACGCCCGGTCGACCCGATGGCGGTCAGCGCGTACGGCCTCCTGATCGGCTCGGTCGTGCTCACCGTGCTGACCCGGCCCTGGGAGGCCGACTGGAGCCCGCTGGGCGGGAACGTGCTGATGAACGGGCATTCGGTGCCCGCGCTCGTCCCGGCCGCCTGGATGGTGCTGGTCGCGACCGTCATCGCCTACCTGACCGGCGTGATCGCCGTCGGGCACCTCTCGCCCCCGGTCGCCGGCGTGGTGGCCAACCTGGAGGCCGTCGTCGCCACGGTGCTGGCCTGGGTCCTGCTCGGCGAGCACCTGGGCCTGCCGCAGCTGGCGGGCGGCCTGCTGGTGCTCGCCGGGGCGTTCGCGGCCCAGGCCGGCAAGCCGCCGGAGCAGGAGGTGGCCCCGGATGTCGCCGCGGCCACGCCGGAGCCCGTCGGATCGACGCTGGAAGCCCGGGAGCCGGTGGCCGCCGAGCGCACGGTCAGCGGCCGACCCAGCCGAACCAGTCGAGGTGGTTGA
- the lepB gene encoding signal peptidase I has protein sequence MAVNLPETPSEAGAGPAPAPGGRAEARRRARGGRGRGVRRTGHRSRPWWIEVPAMLAVGLGVALLIKTSLFQVFTIPSGSMENTLRVGDRVGVNKLAPLTGWKPEPGQPVVFKDPGDWLPPQPIDGNPVTHAMTSALSFVGLVPPKDNYLVKRVIATGGQTVQCTGTTLTVDGRKVDEPYLHAGDDSCAHLNFGPVTVPAGHIWVEGDHRSDSADSRYHRSGPGGGAVPVDDVVGPVSAVVWPLNHLDWFGWVGR, from the coding sequence ATGGCGGTGAACCTGCCCGAAACGCCCAGCGAGGCCGGGGCCGGTCCGGCCCCCGCCCCCGGCGGCCGTGCCGAGGCCCGTCGCCGTGCCCGCGGCGGGCGGGGCCGCGGGGTCCGGCGCACCGGACACAGGTCCCGGCCGTGGTGGATCGAGGTCCCGGCGATGCTGGCGGTCGGCCTGGGGGTCGCGCTGCTGATCAAGACCTCCCTGTTCCAGGTGTTCACCATCCCCTCCGGCTCGATGGAGAACACGCTGCGGGTCGGCGACCGGGTCGGGGTGAACAAGCTGGCGCCGCTGACCGGCTGGAAGCCGGAGCCGGGGCAGCCGGTGGTCTTCAAGGACCCGGGCGACTGGCTGCCGCCGCAGCCCATCGACGGCAACCCGGTCACCCACGCGATGACCTCGGCGCTGAGCTTCGTCGGGCTGGTGCCGCCGAAGGACAACTACCTCGTCAAGCGGGTCATCGCGACCGGCGGCCAGACCGTGCAGTGCACCGGCACCACGCTGACCGTGGACGGCAGGAAGGTCGACGAGCCGTACCTGCACGCCGGGGACGACTCCTGCGCGCACCTGAACTTCGGGCCGGTGACGGTGCCCGCGGGCCACATCTGGGTCGAGGGCGACCACCGCAGCGACTCGGCCGACTCCCGCTACCACCGGAGCGGCCCGGGCGGCGGCGCCGTGCCGGTGGACGACGTGGTCGGGCCGGTGTCGGCCGTCGTGTGGCCGCTCAACCACCTCGACTGGTTCGGCTGGGTCGGCCGCTGA
- a CDS encoding chorismate mutase: MTDHPTTPDVGLPEGIDDAVRAELTSLRESIDNIDAAVVHMLAERFKATQRVGRLKAEHKLPPADPARERDQIRRLRELAAGAKLDPVFAEKFLNFIIAEVIRHHEAIARS, encoded by the coding sequence ATGACGGACCACCCCACGACCCCCGACGTCGGCCTGCCCGAGGGGATCGACGATGCCGTACGGGCCGAGCTGACCAGCCTGCGCGAGAGCATCGACAACATCGACGCCGCGGTGGTCCACATGCTGGCCGAGCGTTTCAAGGCGACCCAGCGGGTCGGCCGGCTGAAGGCCGAGCACAAGCTGCCCCCGGCCGATCCGGCGCGGGAGCGGGACCAGATCCGGCGGCTGCGCGAACTCGCGGCCGGGGCCAAGCTGGACCCGGTCTTCGCCGAGAAGTTCCTGAACTTCATCATCGCCGAGGTCATCCGGCACCACGAGGCGATCGCCCGCTCCTGA
- a CDS encoding OsmC family protein, translating into MATTRTARTAWEGNLVDGKGQVTFASSGIGEFPVSWPARAEQPGGKTSPEELIAGAHSACFSMALSNGLAGAGTPPTRLDTQADVTFQPGTGITGVHLTVTGEVPGLDEAGFVKAAEDAKANCPVSKALTGTTITLTARLA; encoded by the coding sequence GTGGCAACCACCCGCACCGCCCGCACCGCCTGGGAAGGCAACCTGGTCGACGGCAAGGGGCAGGTGACCTTCGCCTCGTCCGGCATCGGCGAGTTCCCCGTCTCCTGGCCGGCCCGCGCCGAGCAGCCGGGCGGCAAGACCAGCCCGGAGGAGCTGATCGCCGGCGCGCACTCCGCGTGCTTCTCGATGGCCCTGTCGAACGGTCTGGCCGGCGCCGGCACCCCGCCCACCAGGCTGGACACCCAGGCCGACGTCACCTTCCAGCCCGGCACCGGCATCACCGGCGTCCACCTCACCGTCACCGGTGAGGTCCCCGGTCTGGACGAGGCCGGCTTCGTCAAGGCCGCCGAGGACGCGAAGGCGAACTGCCCGGTCAGCAAGGCCCTGACCGGCACCACCATCACCCTGACGGCCAGGCTGGCCTGA
- a CDS encoding putative bifunctional diguanylate cyclase/phosphodiesterase: MPGQNEGADAHHPGVVLDEPREPDPVPEPVAEVVHEVVAEVVHEVVAEVVRCPTCSAPLTNGAHRAGDGESRFRAAFCDAVIGMALIDPDDRIIEVNPAFAALIGRSVGELVRTHLHDIIDPEGMPLRLFPELVDGGRERFRVEKQLKHREGRTVWSKVTVSLIRDGAGRPLYTLALVEDITEQRRLGDRLEYQALHDPLTRLPNRTYFFERLDAACLTEATPTEGRRVGLCYLDLDGFAAINETLGHHIGDQLLIAVAARLRRGFSGHDAHLVARMGGDEFAVLVTDSAGSAELTDLAARILDVLERPFDVAGHRLAITASVGVVERSVHETTPIDLVKDADATLYWSKADGRARWTLYDPDRGAHQLTRQLLATALRPALERGEFTIEYQPLVGLADGAVHGAEALVRWRHPRYGTLSPDRFIPLAEESGAIVPLGTWVLEESCRQARQWLTEFPDTETFVSVNLAARQIWDSDVVADVARALEHTGLPARLLQLEITESALLGPGGRPLQALQALADMGVRIAIDDFGTGYSNLAYLSRLPVHVLKLDGMFIEGFRDPAPAGRPELAEPDARRSDADEQIVGAMVRLAHALGLTVTAEGIENAAQAERLRLTGCDTAQGWYFARPGGADLVSAMLRQGRPGR, encoded by the coding sequence GTGCCGGGCCAGAACGAGGGGGCCGACGCTCACCACCCAGGCGTGGTCCTGGACGAACCGCGCGAGCCCGACCCCGTCCCGGAGCCGGTCGCCGAGGTGGTCCACGAGGTGGTCGCCGAGGTGGTCCACGAGGTGGTCGCCGAGGTGGTCCGCTGCCCCACCTGCTCGGCGCCGCTGACCAACGGCGCGCACCGGGCCGGCGACGGCGAGTCCCGCTTCCGGGCCGCATTCTGCGACGCGGTCATCGGCATGGCGCTGATCGACCCCGACGACCGGATCATCGAGGTCAACCCCGCCTTCGCGGCGCTGATCGGACGCAGCGTCGGCGAGCTGGTCCGCACCCACCTGCACGACATCATCGACCCGGAGGGCATGCCGCTCCGGCTCTTCCCCGAACTCGTCGACGGCGGGCGCGAGCGGTTCCGGGTGGAGAAGCAGCTCAAGCACCGCGAGGGCCGCACGGTCTGGAGCAAGGTGACCGTCTCGCTGATCCGGGACGGCGCCGGGCGCCCGCTCTACACCCTCGCCCTGGTCGAGGACATCACCGAGCAGCGCCGGCTCGGCGACCGCCTGGAGTACCAGGCCCTGCACGACCCGCTGACCCGGCTGCCCAACCGCACCTACTTCTTCGAACGCCTCGACGCCGCCTGCCTCACCGAGGCCACGCCGACGGAGGGGCGCCGGGTGGGCCTGTGCTACCTGGACCTCGACGGCTTCGCCGCGATCAACGAGACCCTCGGCCACCACATCGGCGACCAGCTGCTGATCGCCGTCGCCGCCCGGCTGCGCCGCGGCTTCTCGGGCCACGACGCCCACCTGGTGGCCCGGATGGGCGGCGACGAGTTCGCCGTCCTGGTCACCGACAGCGCGGGCAGCGCGGAGCTGACCGACCTGGCCGCCCGCATCCTCGACGTGCTGGAACGTCCCTTCGACGTCGCCGGACACCGCCTGGCGATCACCGCCAGCGTCGGCGTCGTCGAGCGGTCCGTGCACGAGACCACCCCGATCGACCTGGTCAAGGACGCCGACGCCACGCTCTACTGGTCCAAGGCGGACGGCCGGGCCCGCTGGACCCTCTACGACCCGGACCGCGGCGCCCACCAGCTGACCCGCCAGCTGCTCGCCACCGCGCTGCGACCGGCCCTGGAGCGCGGCGAGTTCACCATCGAGTACCAGCCGCTGGTCGGTCTCGCCGACGGCGCGGTGCACGGCGCGGAGGCCCTGGTCCGCTGGCGCCACCCCCGGTACGGGACGCTCTCGCCGGACCGTTTCATCCCGCTCGCCGAGGAGTCCGGCGCGATCGTGCCGCTCGGCACGTGGGTGCTGGAGGAGTCCTGCCGCCAGGCCCGGCAGTGGCTCACCGAGTTCCCCGACACCGAGACCTTCGTCAGCGTCAACCTGGCTGCTCGCCAGATCTGGGACTCCGACGTCGTCGCCGACGTGGCCCGGGCGCTCGAACACACCGGCCTGCCCGCCCGGCTGCTCCAGCTGGAGATCACCGAGAGCGCGCTGCTGGGCCCCGGCGGCCGCCCGCTCCAGGCCCTCCAGGCGCTCGCCGACATGGGCGTGCGGATCGCGATCGACGACTTCGGCACCGGCTACTCGAACCTCGCGTACCTCTCCCGGCTGCCGGTGCACGTGCTCAAGCTGGACGGCATGTTCATCGAGGGCTTCCGCGACCCGGCACCGGCGGGCCGCCCGGAGCTCGCCGAGCCGGACGCGCGCCGCAGCGACGCCGACGAGCAGATCGTCGGCGCGATGGTGCGGCTCGCGCACGCCCTCGGCCTGACCGTCACGGCCGAGGGCATCGAGAACGCCGCGCAGGCCGAGCGGCTCCGGCTGACCGGCTGCGACACCGCCCAGGGCTGGTACTTCGCCCGGCCGGGCGGGGCCGACCTCGTCTCCGCCATGCTCCGCCAGGGCCGCCCCGGCCGGTAG